The following proteins are encoded in a genomic region of Anabas testudineus chromosome 13, fAnaTes1.2, whole genome shotgun sequence:
- the LOC113173964 gene encoding gap junction delta-2 protein: MGDWSILGRFLSEVQNHSTVIGKIWLTMLLIFRILLVALVGDAVYSDEQSKFTCNTQQPGCNNVCYDTFAPVSHLRFWVFQIVLVSTPSIFYIVFVMHKIAKDEKLDGQKAQVVGQRPPRQKCGYTEKDGMEPLRVGIPTYCPHYSEEWNLREQDGVEQSFLEEDYGELGEDPTQQSNQVLFIYILHVLLRSVMEITFLVGQYFLFGFEVPHLYRCETYPCPTRTDCFVSRATEKTIFLNFMFSISLGCFVLNIAELHYLGWVYIFRILCSACSTCCSQERDTVKLYSNSNPLLLQLRHSLRGQLVLQTPAAMAPEKTRGLLTHAPAISFETDSTVECTSKRTPESRDKVKVKLANMARLGRTKKSWL; the protein is encoded by the coding sequence ATGGGTGACTGGTCCATTCTTGGTCGCTTCCTGTCTGAGGTCCAGAACCACTCTACAGTGATAGGCAAGATCTGGCTCACCATGTTGCTCATTTTCCGTATCCTGCTGGTGGCCTTGGTGGGCGATGCCGTCTACAGCGACGAGCAGTCCAAGTTTACCTGTAACACCCAACAGCCTGGATGCAACAACGTCTGTTATGACACTTTCGCTCCTGTTTCACATCTACGGTTCTGGGTCTTCCAAATAGTGCTGGTCTCCACCCCATCCATCTTCTATATAGTTTTTGTAATGCATAAAATTGCAAAGGACGAGAAGCTGGATGGACAAAAAGCCCAGGTGGTGGGCCAAAGGCCTCCAAGACAAAAATGTGGGTACACAGAAAAGGATGGCATGGAGCCCCTGAGGGTCGGCATACCCACCTACTGCCCTCATTACAGCGAGGAGTGGAACCTGAGGGAGCAGGATGGAGTAGAACAAAGCTTTCTGGAGGAGGATTATGGTGAGCTAGGAGAGGACCCCACCCAGCAGTCCAATCAAGTTTTGTTCATCTACATCCTCCATGTATTACTACGATCTGTCATGGAGATCACCTTTCTGGTGGGTCAGTACTTCTTGTTTGGTTTCGAGGTGCCCCACCTGTACCGCTGTGAGACGTACCCTTGCCCTACTCGCACAGACTGCTTTGTGTCACGTGCCACTGAGAAAACCATCTTTCTAAACTTCATGTTTAGCATCAGCCTGGGCTGCTTTGTGCTCAACATCGCAGAGCTCCACTACCTGGGCTGGGTCTACATATTCCGCATCCTCTGCTCAGcctgctccacctgctgcagTCAGGAGAGGGACACTGTCAAACTGTACTCAAACTCCAACCCCCTCCTGCTGCAACTCAGGCATTCTCTGAGGGGCCAGCTAGTTCTGCAAACCCCAGCAGCCATGGCTCCAGAGAAAACCAGAGGTCTGCTCACCCATGCCCCAGCTATCTCCTTTGAGACAGACTCAACTGTGGAATGCACCTCCAAGAGAACCCCGGAGAGTAGAGACAAAGTGAAGGTCAAGCTTGCCAACATGGCCAGGCTGGGACGGACTAAGAAGTCCTGGCTATGA